The following proteins come from a genomic window of Pyxidicoccus sp. MSG2:
- a CDS encoding efflux RND transporter periplasmic adaptor subunit, with the protein MSPRNVPRRQRLVLALGLVGLVLLAVLLGKPLLAWFTGRPMGSGAGQGVSTDAHEARLSAGSQLSPAALEYVRAAFQAYESVRELLARDSVDGIAPRAGEMAAALRAAADAAGSQHADLTAHLRQGAEQAGRLGAAKDVQQARQIFAQVSQSLITLASADVRLQEGWHVFECPMVEGINKWFQREPRLENPYMGQRMLACGAGSEWGVPVPSSSPQGQVHGSGEVAHYTCPMHPAVKQAGPGQCPICGMDLTPVSRADVESGVIVVDDVRRQRIGVKTARVEMLPMDLSIRALGRVTYDEKALVDVTLKLDGYIHELRVNAMGEPVKRGDVLFTLYSPELYAAQQEYLLARQSQSAANSSLVGASRKRLELWGLTPAQIDRVAQRGEPIENMPFLSPASGYVLEKDVVEGAAVKAGERLFRIASLEKVWVEADVYEQDLPQVKVGQPVEVTLPYLPGKQYAGRVGYIYPALQGNTRTGRIRIELPNPGLELKPDMYADVRFVMQGGQRLQVPEAAVLYTGPRRLVFVDLGEGRLKPQEVKLGLRGEDTYEVVEGLKAGDVVVTSGNFLIAAESRLRSAADTFGGGGAHAAH; encoded by the coding sequence ATGAGCCCCCGAAACGTCCCGCGCCGTCAGCGTCTCGTCCTGGCCCTCGGGCTGGTGGGACTCGTCCTCCTCGCCGTGCTCCTGGGGAAGCCCCTCCTGGCCTGGTTCACCGGCAGGCCCATGGGCAGCGGTGCCGGGCAGGGTGTATCCACCGATGCACACGAGGCCCGGCTGTCCGCGGGCTCGCAGCTTTCCCCCGCGGCACTTGAGTACGTCCGCGCGGCCTTCCAAGCCTATGAGTCCGTGCGCGAGCTGCTCGCCAGGGACTCCGTGGACGGCATCGCGCCGAGGGCAGGGGAGATGGCCGCTGCACTCCGGGCAGCGGCGGATGCGGCCGGAAGTCAGCACGCGGACCTGACGGCCCACCTCCGCCAGGGCGCGGAGCAAGCCGGGCGACTGGGAGCGGCGAAGGACGTTCAGCAGGCCCGCCAGATTTTCGCACAGGTGAGCCAGTCCCTCATCACCCTGGCCTCGGCGGACGTCCGGCTCCAGGAGGGCTGGCATGTCTTCGAGTGCCCCATGGTGGAGGGCATCAACAAGTGGTTCCAGCGCGAGCCCCGGCTGGAGAATCCCTACATGGGCCAGCGGATGCTGGCCTGTGGCGCCGGAAGCGAGTGGGGCGTCCCCGTCCCGTCCTCGTCCCCCCAGGGACAGGTCCACGGAAGTGGCGAGGTGGCCCACTACACCTGCCCGATGCACCCGGCGGTGAAACAGGCGGGGCCGGGCCAGTGCCCCATCTGCGGCATGGACCTCACGCCCGTCAGCCGCGCGGATGTGGAGAGCGGCGTCATTGTCGTGGACGACGTGCGCCGCCAGCGCATCGGTGTGAAGACGGCCCGGGTGGAGATGCTGCCGATGGACCTCTCCATCCGCGCGCTCGGCCGTGTCACCTATGACGAGAAGGCGCTGGTGGACGTCACGCTCAAGCTGGACGGCTACATCCACGAGCTGCGCGTCAACGCCATGGGGGAGCCGGTGAAGAGGGGTGACGTCCTCTTCACCCTCTACAGCCCGGAACTCTACGCCGCCCAGCAGGAGTATCTGCTCGCGCGCCAGAGCCAGAGCGCCGCCAATTCCTCCCTGGTGGGGGCGTCGCGCAAGCGGCTGGAGCTGTGGGGGCTGACACCGGCGCAGATTGACCGTGTTGCCCAGCGCGGAGAGCCCATCGAGAACATGCCCTTCCTCTCCCCGGCGAGCGGCTATGTCCTCGAGAAGGACGTGGTCGAGGGCGCAGCGGTGAAGGCGGGCGAGCGGCTCTTCCGCATCGCCTCGTTGGAGAAGGTGTGGGTGGAGGCGGACGTCTACGAGCAGGACCTGCCCCAGGTGAAGGTGGGCCAGCCCGTGGAAGTCACGCTGCCCTACCTTCCGGGGAAGCAGTACGCGGGCCGCGTCGGGTACATCTACCCCGCGCTCCAGGGCAACACGCGCACCGGGCGCATCCGCATCGAGTTGCCCAACCCCGGGCTCGAGCTCAAGCCGGACATGTACGCGGACGTCCGCTTCGTGATGCAGGGCGGGCAGCGCCTCCAGGTGCCCGAGGCGGCCGTCCTCTACACGGGCCCGCGCCGGCTCGTCTTCGTGGATCTGGGCGAGGGGCGCCTCAAGCCACAGGAGGTGAAGCTCGGCCTCCGGGGCGAGGACACCTACGAGGTGGTCGAGGGACTGAAGGCCGGCGACGTGGTGGTGACGAGCGGCAACTTCCTCATCGCCGCCGAGAGCCGCCTGCGCTCGGCCGCGGACACCTTTGGTGGCGGAGGCGCTCATGCAGCCCACTGA
- a CDS encoding efflux RND transporter permease subunit translates to MQPTEPGKQHGLVSRLIAASARNPFLTLLLVGAMAAWAVFALRNTKLDAIPDLSDTQVIVFTEWMGRSPDLVEDQITYPISSSLLAAPKVKAVRGQSMFGMSFVYVIFEDGTDMYWARSRVLEYMETTRGKLPEGVTPTLGPDATGVGWVFEYALLDETGKHSLADLRGLQDWNVRYALSSVPGVAEVASVGGMVKQYQVQVDPNQLRAYGVTLGEVARAIRESNEDVGGQVMEIAGHEHAIRGRGYIRSTRDIENIPLKVDAAGTPVLVKNVAVVGLGPEIRRGVAELDGKGEVAGGIVVMRYGENALSVIEAVKERLEEVRQGLPEGVKLVVTYDRSGLIEESVDTLTRALMEEMLVVSFIIFLFLMHVRSALVPILTLPIAVLLAFIPMYYQGLTANIMSLGGIIVAVGAMVDASIILIENVHKKLEAWEEAGRPGERREVIISAMQEVGPAIFGSLLVLTVAFLPVFTLEATEGRLFKPLAYTKTYSMGFAAVLAVTLTPALAVLFIRGRIRKEEENPLNRWLVAAYTPVVRFVVRHSKVVIALSVVAMAFTVPAFLRLGNEFMPPLNEGVVLYMPTAPPGMSISEATRILQSMDRELKELPEVVSVFGKAGRAESPTDPAPLSMFETTVVLKPKSEWREGLTWEALIHEMDEKLQYPGMPNIFWMPIQTRTEMLATGIRSPLGIQVYGNDLDTIEKAAVAIEKAVAQVPGTRSAFADRSTGGFYVDFEVRREAAARLGLGVKDVNEVVMGAIGGTNISQTVEGRERYPINVRYAREYRDDPAELGKVLVATPGGAQVPLSQVADIRFVQGPPMLRSEGGKLLTYVFVDTDRPIADYVAEAKTAVAREVRLPPGIRVEWSGQFKYFERAQEKLMVVVPVTLLLVCLLLYFSTKSLAETAIVLLAVPFSLIGAVWLLYLLGYNMSVAVWVGLIALAGLDAETGVVMLLYLTLAHRKAKEEGRLRSMGELTEAIVEGAARRIRPKLMTVAADMIGLLPVLWATGTGSDVMKRIAAPLVGGLVTSFLLELTVYPAIFALWKGRGLPQQLVKREELALEAHDEVPRSA, encoded by the coding sequence ATGCAGCCCACTGAGCCCGGCAAGCAGCACGGCCTCGTCAGCCGGCTCATCGCCGCCAGCGCGCGCAACCCCTTCCTCACCCTGCTGCTGGTGGGGGCCATGGCGGCCTGGGCCGTCTTCGCGCTGCGCAACACGAAGCTGGACGCCATCCCCGACCTGTCCGACACGCAGGTCATCGTCTTCACCGAGTGGATGGGTCGCTCGCCGGACCTGGTCGAGGACCAGATTACCTATCCCATCTCCTCGTCCCTGCTGGCGGCGCCGAAGGTCAAGGCGGTGCGAGGCCAGTCCATGTTCGGCATGTCCTTCGTGTACGTCATCTTCGAGGACGGCACGGACATGTACTGGGCGCGCAGCCGCGTGCTCGAATACATGGAGACGACCCGGGGCAAGCTGCCCGAGGGCGTGACGCCGACGCTGGGCCCTGACGCCACGGGTGTGGGCTGGGTCTTCGAGTACGCCTTGCTGGACGAGACCGGGAAGCACTCGCTGGCGGACCTGCGCGGCCTCCAGGACTGGAACGTGCGCTATGCGCTCTCCAGCGTGCCCGGCGTGGCCGAGGTGGCCAGCGTGGGCGGCATGGTGAAGCAGTACCAGGTGCAGGTGGACCCGAACCAACTCCGCGCCTACGGCGTGACGCTGGGCGAGGTGGCACGCGCCATCCGCGAGTCCAACGAGGACGTGGGCGGCCAGGTGATGGAAATTGCCGGCCACGAGCACGCCATCCGCGGGCGCGGGTACATCCGCTCCACCAGGGACATCGAGAACATCCCCCTGAAGGTGGACGCGGCCGGCACGCCGGTGCTGGTGAAGAACGTGGCCGTGGTGGGCCTGGGGCCGGAAATCCGCCGAGGTGTGGCGGAGCTGGACGGCAAGGGCGAGGTGGCCGGCGGCATCGTGGTGATGCGCTACGGAGAAAATGCCCTCTCCGTCATCGAGGCGGTGAAGGAGCGCCTGGAAGAAGTGCGGCAGGGGCTTCCCGAGGGCGTGAAGCTCGTCGTCACCTACGACCGCTCGGGGCTCATCGAGGAGTCCGTCGACACGCTCACCCGCGCGCTGATGGAGGAGATGTTGGTGGTGAGCTTCATCATCTTCCTCTTCCTGATGCACGTGCGCAGCGCGCTGGTGCCCATCCTCACGCTGCCCATTGCCGTACTGCTCGCCTTCATCCCCATGTACTACCAGGGGCTCACCGCGAACATCATGAGCCTGGGCGGCATCATCGTCGCCGTGGGCGCCATGGTGGACGCCTCCATCATCCTCATCGAGAACGTCCACAAGAAGCTGGAGGCGTGGGAGGAGGCGGGACGGCCCGGCGAGAGGCGGGAGGTCATCATCTCCGCGATGCAGGAGGTGGGCCCGGCCATCTTCGGCTCGCTGCTCGTGCTCACCGTGGCCTTCCTCCCCGTCTTCACGCTGGAGGCCACCGAGGGACGGCTCTTCAAGCCGCTGGCCTACACCAAGACGTACTCCATGGGCTTCGCGGCGGTGCTGGCGGTGACGCTCACCCCGGCGTTGGCGGTCCTCTTCATCCGCGGCCGTATCCGCAAGGAGGAGGAGAACCCCCTCAACCGGTGGCTGGTGGCCGCCTACACGCCGGTGGTGCGCTTCGTCGTGCGGCACAGCAAGGTGGTGATTGCGCTCTCGGTGGTGGCCATGGCCTTCACCGTGCCGGCCTTCCTGCGCCTGGGCAACGAGTTCATGCCGCCCCTCAACGAGGGTGTCGTGCTCTACATGCCCACGGCCCCCCCGGGCATGTCCATCTCGGAGGCCACGCGCATCCTCCAGTCCATGGACCGGGAGCTGAAGGAACTGCCCGAGGTGGTGAGCGTCTTCGGCAAGGCGGGCCGCGCCGAGAGCCCCACGGACCCGGCGCCCCTGTCCATGTTCGAGACGACGGTGGTGCTCAAGCCGAAGTCCGAGTGGCGCGAGGGGCTCACCTGGGAGGCGCTCATCCATGAGATGGACGAGAAGCTCCAGTACCCCGGCATGCCGAACATCTTCTGGATGCCGATTCAAACGCGCACGGAGATGCTGGCCACGGGCATCCGCAGCCCGCTGGGCATCCAGGTGTACGGCAATGACCTCGACACCATCGAGAAGGCCGCGGTGGCCATCGAGAAGGCCGTCGCGCAGGTGCCAGGCACCCGCAGCGCCTTCGCGGACCGCTCCACGGGCGGCTTCTACGTCGACTTCGAGGTGAGGCGGGAGGCGGCGGCACGCCTGGGCCTCGGGGTGAAGGACGTCAACGAGGTGGTGATGGGCGCCATCGGCGGGACGAACATCTCCCAGACGGTGGAGGGGCGAGAGCGCTACCCCATCAACGTGCGCTACGCACGCGAGTACCGCGACGACCCCGCGGAGCTCGGGAAGGTGCTGGTGGCCACTCCTGGCGGCGCTCAGGTGCCGCTGTCCCAGGTGGCGGACATCCGCTTCGTCCAGGGGCCGCCAATGCTGCGCAGCGAGGGCGGCAAGCTCCTCACCTACGTCTTCGTCGATACCGACCGCCCCATCGCCGACTACGTGGCGGAGGCGAAGACGGCGGTGGCGCGCGAGGTGAGGCTGCCCCCCGGCATCCGCGTGGAGTGGAGCGGGCAGTTCAAGTACTTCGAGCGTGCCCAGGAGAAGCTGATGGTGGTGGTGCCCGTCACGCTGCTGCTCGTGTGCCTGTTGCTGTACTTCAGCACGAAGTCGCTGGCGGAGACGGCGATTGTCCTGCTGGCGGTGCCCTTCAGCCTGATTGGCGCGGTGTGGCTGCTGTACCTGCTCGGCTACAACATGAGCGTGGCGGTGTGGGTGGGTCTCATCGCGCTCGCGGGCCTGGACGCCGAGACAGGAGTGGTGATGCTGCTCTACCTCACCCTGGCTCACCGCAAAGCGAAGGAAGAGGGCCGGCTGCGCTCCATGGGGGAGCTGACTGAGGCCATTGTCGAGGGAGCCGCCAGGCGCATCCGTCCCAAGCTGATGACCGTGGCAGCGGACATGATTGGCCTGCTGCCGGTGCTGTGGGCCACGGGAACGGGCTCGGACGTGATGAAGCGCATCGCGGCGCCGCTGGTGGGCGGCCTCGTGACATCCTTCCTGCTAGAGCTGACCGTCTACCCGGCCATCTTTGCGCTCTGGAAGGGGCGCGGTCTTCCGCAGCAGCTCGTGAAGAGGGAAGAGCTCGCCCTGGAGGCTCACGATGAAGTCCCTCGCTCTGCATGA
- a CDS encoding TlpA family protein disulfide reductase — protein sequence MKSLALHEVARSIGPGMAVLALLGMVPGCRTEAPPSYVRIEGTAPALEDVPASKAVLVVFWASWCPPCRTETPGLLELAEAPPDDLHVVVFSHDTDMRAVRAFLGDPPPPGLHLRLDEEHAVARSFGVDTLPTSILVVDGRLAARFSGPRDWNSRAMRRLLEKLMREPVSRAPTPAR from the coding sequence ATGAAGTCCCTCGCTCTGCATGAGGTCGCGCGCAGCATCGGACCGGGCATGGCCGTCCTGGCCCTCCTGGGCATGGTGCCGGGCTGCCGGACCGAGGCGCCGCCGAGCTACGTTCGGATTGAGGGTACAGCCCCCGCCCTCGAGGACGTACCCGCGTCGAAGGCCGTGCTGGTGGTCTTCTGGGCTTCGTGGTGTCCCCCCTGCCGGACGGAGACGCCTGGGCTGCTGGAGCTGGCGGAGGCTCCCCCCGACGACCTGCACGTTGTCGTCTTCAGCCACGACACCGACATGCGGGCGGTGAGGGCGTTTCTGGGGGACCCTCCACCGCCCGGGCTCCACCTGCGTCTGGATGAGGAGCACGCGGTCGCCCGCTCGTTCGGCGTGGACACCCTGCCCACGAGCATCCTGGTGGTGGACGGACGCCTGGCTGCCCGTTTCTCAGGGCCACGTGACTGGAATTCCCGGGCCATGCGTCGCCTTCTGGAGAAGTTGATGCGGGAGCCTGTGTCCCGCGCACCGACGCCTGCGCGTTGA
- a CDS encoding efflux RND transporter periplasmic adaptor subunit — MGPRIGLVALAVLLLSGSSCTKGTQPAVAEKSSATDAGHPPAPTEEAQAVKLCEHGVPAELCTKCNPDLIDVFKAQDDWCEEHGLPESHCRQCNPGLTFTAQAATPRDWCKEHAVPESKCTKCNPKLVARFIAAGDYCREHGFPESVCPFCHPELVKAAGAEPPTFPTPGTRVRLASADTAREAGIQTRRVERRHFARALEVVGQLDFNQNRLAQLSARTDALVMEVRVDVGDEVKAGQPLLALTSPSVGQDKGRLSAVQARLETARAALARQQALVEHGISPRKNLEQAQAEVAAAEGEREAARAALSAAGASQGSHEGLYNLSAPFSGTVVARDAVPGRHVSAGQTLLQVADLSTLWAQLEVPEADAGVVRAGQNVTLTFEGVPGEVREATLTRVGASVDPATRTVRARVELPNPDRSLKAGLFLRARVQVAAEHQALLVPREAIQRAEGRTLVFVKKGEGLYEPVPVELGAGTRDEVEVVKGLTPGVEVVTTGAFLLKTEILKESIGAGCCEEGGE, encoded by the coding sequence ATGGGCCCCCGCATCGGTCTCGTAGCGCTGGCGGTCCTGCTCCTCTCGGGGTCCTCCTGCACGAAGGGAACCCAGCCCGCTGTGGCGGAGAAGTCCTCGGCGACCGATGCGGGTCATCCGCCTGCGCCAACGGAAGAGGCGCAGGCGGTGAAGCTGTGCGAGCACGGCGTGCCCGCGGAGCTGTGTACGAAGTGCAACCCCGACCTCATCGACGTCTTCAAGGCGCAGGACGACTGGTGCGAGGAGCATGGGCTGCCCGAGTCGCACTGCCGTCAGTGCAACCCGGGCCTCACCTTCACCGCCCAGGCGGCCACGCCCAGGGACTGGTGCAAGGAGCACGCGGTCCCCGAGTCCAAGTGCACCAAATGCAACCCGAAGCTGGTGGCCCGGTTCATCGCGGCCGGCGACTACTGTCGCGAGCACGGCTTCCCGGAGTCCGTCTGTCCCTTCTGTCACCCGGAACTGGTGAAGGCCGCGGGCGCCGAGCCTCCCACGTTCCCCACTCCGGGCACTCGCGTGCGCCTGGCCTCCGCGGACACCGCCCGCGAGGCGGGCATCCAGACCCGGCGCGTGGAGCGGCGGCACTTCGCTCGCGCGCTGGAGGTGGTGGGCCAGCTCGACTTCAACCAGAACCGGCTGGCGCAGCTCTCCGCACGCACCGATGCGCTCGTGATGGAGGTGCGCGTGGACGTGGGGGACGAGGTCAAGGCCGGCCAGCCGCTCCTGGCCCTCACCTCGCCTTCGGTGGGCCAGGACAAGGGGCGGCTGTCGGCGGTCCAGGCCCGGCTGGAAACGGCCCGTGCCGCCCTCGCACGGCAGCAGGCGCTCGTGGAGCACGGCATCAGCCCGCGAAAGAACCTGGAGCAGGCCCAGGCCGAAGTCGCGGCCGCGGAGGGAGAGCGGGAAGCCGCCCGTGCCGCCCTGTCAGCGGCGGGAGCCTCCCAGGGAAGCCATGAGGGGCTCTACAACCTCTCCGCGCCCTTCAGCGGCACGGTGGTGGCCCGTGACGCGGTGCCGGGTCGGCATGTCTCCGCCGGACAGACGCTCCTCCAGGTCGCCGACCTGTCCACCCTCTGGGCACAGCTCGAGGTGCCGGAAGCGGACGCGGGAGTGGTGCGTGCGGGCCAGAACGTCACCCTCACCTTCGAGGGTGTTCCCGGAGAGGTGCGCGAGGCCACGCTCACCCGCGTGGGAGCCTCGGTGGACCCGGCCACCCGTACGGTGCGTGCCCGCGTGGAGCTGCCCAACCCCGACCGCTCCCTCAAGGCGGGCCTCTTCCTTCGCGCCCGGGTTCAGGTGGCCGCGGAGCACCAGGCGCTGCTCGTCCCACGTGAGGCCATCCAGCGCGCCGAGGGGCGCACGCTGGTGTTCGTGAAGAAGGGCGAGGGCCTCTACGAGCCGGTGCCGGTGGAGCTGGGCGCGGGGACGCGGGACGAGGTGGAGGTGGTGAAGGGCCTGACGCCCGGCGTGGAGGTCGTCACGACGGGAGCCTTCCTGCTGAAGACGGAAATCCTCAAGGAGTCCATCGGCGCGGGCTGCTGCGAAGAAGGGGGCGAGTAG
- a CDS encoding efflux RND transporter permease subunit, whose translation MLTRTIDWSLKHRGAVLLGTLALVISGVLAFQSLPLDAFPDTTPTQVQVNTAAPALTPVEVERQLTIPIEQQLAGLPRLEEMRSISKFGLSQVTLQFRDGTDVWFARQQVAERVGRVEVPHGIEQPTLGPVATGLGEVFHYLVKSRTKSLEELRTLHDWSIAPQLRSVPGVAEVNAWGGREKQWHVVVEPRRLRQFDLSLGDVYRALEANNANVGGGMVERGGGASLVLGVGVLEDGQAVGEVVVAARNGVPVRVRDVARVEVGSEIRRGATTADGEGEAVLGLGFMLMGENSHVVTQALAQRLDEVKKSLPGDVQVDVVYERTELVDVVLRTVRTNLLEGALLVIAILFLFLGNWRAGLIVAAAIPLSLLFAFNGMLRFGIAGTLMSLGAIDFGLVVDSSVILVENAERRLAEARDGRSLLEVVRDAAVEVRKPTLFGELIIMVVYLPVLALEGVEGRLFRPMALTVIFALLGSALLSMTLMPVLASFALEKGRAVHREPRLVRLLQRGYRPLLEWALSHARAVLVAAGLLVVGAGVAATQLGSEFVPRLSEGTIVINTVRLAEVSLSESVRYGGQIEKVLLSRFPDEVGRVWTRTGTAEVATDPMGIELSDVFVTLKPREQWKRARTQEELVAEMKAELADLPGMRMAFLQPIEMRVNEMIAGVRSDVGIKLFGDDLDVLKAKAREMEALVRAVPGAADVTLEQVTGQPVLEVTVDRAAIARHGIAAREVLDVVEAVGTRVVGEVREGERRFDLAVRLSEEYRNDPALLATVPVTAPGGEHVPLGRLASIREVSGPTTIQREWGRRRIVIQANVRGRDLGGFVAEVRSTLAKVEMPVGYYVRYGGQFENLERARARLSIVVPVALGLIFLLLYVTYRRVLDALRIFAGVPFALVGGVLALVVRGLPFSISAAVGFIALSGVSVLGDMVLVSRVRQLLGQGRALPDAIREAALSRLRPVLMTAAVAAFGFLPMALNTGIGAEVQRPLATVVVGGILSSTLLTLLVLPVLYRVFGAARGKGGSHVDGTAGRPGTPGRRGALPGWRCLAHRGEPPQ comes from the coding sequence ATGCTCACCCGCACCATCGACTGGTCGCTCAAGCACCGGGGCGCGGTGCTGCTGGGCACCCTGGCCCTCGTCATCTCCGGCGTCCTGGCCTTCCAGTCCCTGCCCCTCGACGCCTTCCCGGACACCACGCCCACGCAGGTCCAGGTGAACACCGCGGCCCCGGCCCTCACGCCCGTGGAGGTGGAGCGGCAGCTCACCATCCCCATCGAGCAGCAGCTCGCGGGGCTGCCACGCCTGGAGGAGATGCGCTCCATCTCCAAGTTCGGCCTGTCGCAGGTGACGCTCCAGTTCCGCGACGGCACGGACGTGTGGTTCGCGCGGCAGCAGGTGGCCGAGCGGGTGGGCCGGGTGGAGGTGCCGCACGGTATCGAGCAGCCCACCCTCGGGCCGGTGGCGACCGGGCTGGGCGAGGTCTTCCACTACCTCGTCAAGAGCAGGACGAAGAGCCTGGAGGAACTGCGCACGCTGCATGACTGGAGCATCGCGCCCCAGCTTCGCAGTGTGCCGGGCGTGGCCGAGGTGAACGCCTGGGGCGGCCGGGAGAAGCAGTGGCACGTGGTGGTGGAGCCCCGGCGCCTTCGGCAGTTCGACCTGTCCCTGGGTGATGTGTACCGCGCCCTGGAGGCCAACAACGCCAACGTGGGCGGCGGCATGGTGGAGCGCGGTGGCGGTGCCAGCCTCGTGCTCGGGGTGGGTGTGCTGGAGGATGGCCAGGCGGTGGGGGAGGTGGTGGTGGCCGCACGCAACGGGGTGCCGGTGCGCGTGCGAGACGTGGCCCGGGTGGAGGTGGGCAGTGAGATTCGCCGCGGAGCGACCACCGCGGACGGGGAGGGCGAGGCCGTGCTGGGGCTGGGCTTCATGCTCATGGGAGAGAACTCCCACGTGGTGACGCAGGCGCTCGCTCAGCGGCTGGACGAGGTGAAGAAGAGCCTGCCCGGGGACGTCCAGGTGGACGTCGTCTACGAGCGCACAGAGCTGGTGGACGTGGTGCTGCGCACGGTGCGCACCAACCTCCTGGAGGGGGCGCTGCTCGTCATCGCCATCCTCTTCCTCTTCCTGGGCAACTGGCGAGCGGGGCTCATCGTCGCTGCCGCCATCCCCTTGTCGCTGCTGTTCGCCTTCAACGGCATGCTGCGCTTCGGCATCGCCGGCACCCTCATGTCGCTGGGGGCCATCGACTTCGGCCTCGTGGTGGACTCCTCCGTCATCCTCGTGGAGAACGCGGAGCGGCGCCTGGCCGAGGCCCGGGACGGGCGGAGCCTGCTGGAGGTGGTGCGGGATGCGGCCGTGGAGGTGCGCAAGCCCACGCTCTTCGGCGAGCTCATCATCATGGTGGTGTACCTGCCCGTGCTCGCCCTGGAGGGTGTGGAGGGCCGGCTGTTCCGCCCCATGGCGCTCACGGTCATCTTCGCCCTGCTGGGCAGTGCCCTGCTGTCCATGACGCTGATGCCGGTGCTGGCGTCCTTCGCGCTCGAGAAGGGCAGGGCGGTGCATCGGGAGCCGCGGCTCGTGCGGCTCCTCCAGCGGGGCTACCGGCCGCTCCTGGAGTGGGCTCTCTCCCATGCCCGGGCGGTCCTCGTGGCGGCGGGCCTGCTGGTGGTGGGAGCGGGGGTGGCGGCCACGCAGCTCGGCAGCGAGTTCGTCCCGCGCCTCTCCGAGGGCACCATCGTCATCAACACCGTGCGCCTGGCCGAGGTCTCCCTCTCCGAGTCCGTGCGCTACGGGGGGCAAATCGAGAAGGTGCTCCTGTCCAGATTCCCCGATGAGGTGGGGCGCGTGTGGACACGCACGGGCACGGCGGAAGTGGCCACCGACCCCATGGGCATCGAGCTGTCCGACGTGTTCGTCACCCTCAAGCCCCGGGAGCAGTGGAAGCGCGCCCGCACGCAGGAGGAGCTGGTGGCGGAGATGAAGGCGGAGCTGGCGGACCTGCCCGGCATGCGCATGGCGTTCCTCCAGCCCATCGAGATGCGCGTCAACGAGATGATTGCCGGCGTGCGCAGCGACGTGGGCATCAAGCTGTTCGGGGATGACCTGGACGTGCTCAAGGCCAAGGCGCGGGAGATGGAGGCGCTGGTGCGTGCCGTCCCCGGTGCCGCGGATGTCACCCTGGAGCAGGTGACGGGACAGCCCGTGCTGGAGGTGACGGTGGACCGGGCCGCCATCGCGCGTCACGGCATCGCCGCCCGCGAGGTGCTCGACGTGGTGGAGGCGGTGGGGACTCGCGTGGTGGGCGAAGTGCGCGAGGGCGAGCGCCGCTTCGACCTGGCCGTGAGGCTGTCCGAGGAGTACCGGAACGATCCGGCCCTGCTGGCGACGGTGCCCGTGACGGCCCCTGGAGGCGAGCACGTGCCCCTGGGCAGACTGGCCTCCATCCGAGAGGTGTCCGGTCCCACCACCATCCAGCGCGAGTGGGGCAGGCGGCGCATCGTCATCCAGGCCAACGTGCGAGGCCGGGACCTGGGCGGCTTCGTGGCCGAGGTGCGCAGCACGCTGGCGAAGGTGGAGATGCCGGTGGGCTACTACGTGCGCTACGGCGGCCAGTTCGAGAACCTGGAGCGGGCCCGGGCGCGGCTGTCCATCGTCGTGCCCGTCGCGCTGGGCCTCATCTTCCTGCTGCTGTACGTCACCTACCGGCGGGTCCTGGACGCGTTGCGCATCTTCGCGGGCGTGCCGTTCGCCCTGGTGGGAGGAGTGCTGGCGCTGGTGGTGCGCGGGCTGCCCTTCTCCATCTCGGCCGCGGTGGGCTTCATTGCGCTCTCCGGGGTGTCGGTGCTGGGGGACATGGTGCTGGTGTCCCGCGTGCGGCAGCTTCTGGGCCAGGGGCGTGCCCTGCCGGATGCAATCCGCGAGGCAGCGCTGTCCCGCTTGCGGCCCGTGCTGATGACCGCCGCGGTGGCCGCCTTCGGCTTCCTGCCCATGGCGCTCAACACGGGGATTGGCGCGGAGGTGCAGAGGCCACTGGCCACCGTGGTGGTGGGCGGCATCCTGTCCTCGACCCTGCTGACCCTGCTGGTGCTGCCCGTGCTGTATCGGGTCTTCGGTGCCGCCCGGGGCAAGGGTGGGTCGCATGTGGATGGGACCGCTGGCCGGCCAGGCACTCCAGGCCGCCGAGGAGCGCTACCGGGCTGGAGATGCCTCGCTCATCGAGGTGAACCACCCCAGTGA
- a CDS encoding DUF4349 domain-containing protein: protein MRPLLLASFFVLAACSSGAPSVRTRDGMMSVSEEAPGSVEANRSIIRTAMLEVERADPEQGPAQAVSLAKTHGGYAQRVTSESATVRVPAERLDVFLGEVPGLGHVAEQSVTADDVTEAHQDLKVRLANLERVRERYLELLQRAVTVEDTLRVEKELERVTAEYESLKARLESMDNQVTLATVSLEFRRPVRPGPVGWVFYGLGKAVKWLFVWD, encoded by the coding sequence GTGCGTCCCCTCCTCCTCGCCTCGTTCTTCGTCCTCGCCGCCTGTTCCTCCGGGGCGCCGTCGGTTCGCACCCGGGACGGGATGATGTCCGTCTCGGAGGAGGCTCCGGGGTCAGTCGAGGCGAACCGCTCCATCATCCGCACGGCGATGCTGGAGGTGGAGCGCGCGGACCCCGAGCAGGGCCCTGCGCAGGCGGTGTCCCTGGCGAAGACGCACGGAGGCTACGCCCAGCGCGTCACCTCCGAGTCGGCCACGGTGCGGGTACCGGCGGAGCGCCTGGACGTGTTCCTCGGGGAGGTCCCCGGGCTGGGCCACGTGGCGGAGCAGTCGGTGACGGCCGACGACGTGACGGAGGCCCATCAGGACCTGAAGGTCCGGCTGGCCAACCTGGAGCGCGTCCGCGAGCGGTACCTGGAGCTCTTGCAGCGGGCCGTCACGGTGGAGGACACGCTCCGGGTGGAGAAGGAGCTGGAGCGCGTCACCGCGGAGTACGAGTCTCTCAAGGCGCGGCTGGAGTCGATGGACAACCAGGTGACGCTGGCCACGGTGAGCCTGGAGTTCCGCCGGCCCGTGCGCCCCGGGCCCGTGGGCTGGGTGTTCTACGGCCTGGGGAAGGCCGTGAAGTGGCTGTTCGTCTGGGACTGA